The following are encoded together in the Tribolium castaneum strain GA2 chromosome 3, icTriCast1.1, whole genome shotgun sequence genome:
- the Fem-1 gene encoding protein fem-1 homolog B isoform X1, with the protein MQEPRDHLKNRVYYAAKDGMSLALYALLVGANKQEVEAILDEKFVEDDGQECTPLIVAARQGHDKVMRMMLTKFKPDLEKEGTVKFDGYVIEGASALWCAACAGHLNVVKTLVKAGADVNHPTKSNSTPLRAACFDGRLDIVKYLTYHRADINIANKYNNTCLMIAAYKGHLDVVSFLLEHGANANEKALCGATALHFAAECGHLPVVKELLKYNAVFSTNDSGMTPIKAAAERTRADVVEYLVERPEISKEEQIEALELLGASYANDKENYDIVMAYKYLHRSMMLRYSDPDSPVKKKLITPIPAYEHWVESQTVYELEAIQNNHNSIHMEALTIRERILGSQNPEVPHPVIYRGAVFADNARFERCLELWLHALRLRQKNHISVVKDLLRFAQVFSQMLHVNVKVTYDHVVQVLAAAITELERNKYKLSKPGPKDDPETVMEELESNLTTTLYLLTILTKLLKECSEEERFNVNRMVFTLNQLNVTLRDGQTLLHLACNAETPVDDFHTNDVCKFPCAETTRLLIKCGADVNAMDYDRNTPLHVIVNYHKPISDFLTLHSIITDLTEAGAHLDCVNKRGETPLEASATGSKCCVDCVAEIILKTQMKLSLKCIAANAVKHHKLTYQGQVPEALESFIELHGPGIVKKA; encoded by the exons ATGCAAGAACCTCGCGaccacttaaaaaatcgtgtTTATTATGCCGCCAAGGACGGCATGTCCCTAGCCCTGTACGCTCTGCTGGTGGGTGCTAACAAACAAGAAGTGGAAGCCATCCTCGACGAG AAGTTCGTCGAGGATGACGGCCAGGAATGCACCCCTTTGATCGTGGCGGCGCGGCAGGGTCACGACAAGGTGATGCGCATGATGTTGACCAAGTTTAAGCCCGATCTGGAGAAAGAAGGCACCGTCAAGTTCGATGGATATGTGATCGAGGGGGCCAGTGCTCTGTGGTGTGCCGCGTGTGCAG GTCACTTAAACGTGGTAAAAACACTGGTGAAGGCCGGGGCTGACGTAAACCACCCCACAAAATCCAATTCTACGCCTTTGCGGGCCGCCTGTTTCGACGGTCGCTTGGACATCGTCAAGTACCTGACTTACCACCGGGCTGATATTAACATAGCAAACAAATACAATAACACCTGTCTTATGATAGCCGCGTATAAAGGCCATTTGGACGTC GTCAGTTTTCTCCTAGAGCATGGTGCCAACGCGAACGAGAAAGCCCTTTGTGGGGCTACGGCCCTGCATTTCGCCGCCGAGTGCGGACACCTTCCCGTCGTTAAAGAACTGTTGAAATACAACGCTGTTTTTTCAACGAACGACTCGGGAATGACTCCCATTAAAGCGGCAGCGGAAAGAACCCGAGCCGATGTGGTGGAATATCTCGTCGAAAGACCGGAAATTAGTAAAGAGGAGCAGATCGAAGCACTGGAATTGCTGGGAGCGTCGTACGCCAACGATAAGGAGAATTACGACATCGTCATGGCTTACAAGTACTTGCACAGGTCAATGATGCTGAG GTACAGCGATCCGGACAGTCCGGTCAAGAAAAAACTGATAACTCCAATTCCCGCGTACGAACACTGGGTCGAATCTCAGACGGTTTACGAACTCGAAGCCATCCAAAACAACCACAATTCCATCCATATGGAGGCTTTGACCATTCGGGAACGAATCTTGGGGTCGCAGAACCCAGAAGTGCCTCATCCTGTGATATACAGGGGCGCTGTTTTCGCAGATAATGCGCGATTTGAGCGGTGTTTAGAGCTGTGGTTGCACGCGTTGAGGTTGAGGCAGAAAAACCATATTTCGGTTGTTAAAGACTTGCTCAGGTTTGCTCAAGTGTTTTCGCAGATGTTACACGTGAATGTCAAGGTTACGTACGATCACGTGGTGCAGGTTTTAGCGGCGGCTATTACGGAGTTGGAGAGGAATAAGTACAAGTTGAGCAAGCCGGGGCCCAAGGATGATCCTGAGACTGTGATG gagGAGCTTGAAAGTAATCTCACTACGACTCTTTATCTCCTGacaatattaacaaaattactcAAGGAGTGTTCAGAGGAGGAACGCTTCAATGTAAATCGGATGGTTTTTACTCTTAACCAGCTTAATGTAACGCTGAGAGACGGTCAGACGCTTCTGCACCTGGCGTGTAATGCGGAGACACCTGTGGACGATTTCCATACTAACGATGTGTGCAA ATTTCCCTGTGCTGAGACCACCCGACTGTTGATAAAATGTGGCGCTGATGTGAATGCCATGGATTATGACCGTAATACTCCCCTTCATGTGATTGTTAATTACCATAAGCCAATTTCGGATTTTTTGACTTTGCATTCGATCATAACCGACTTGACCGAAGCGGGGGCGCATTTAGATTGTGTAAATAAGAGAGGGGAAACACCGCTGGAAGCCTCGGCTACAGGTAGTAAGTGTTGTGTTGATT GTGTGGCCGAGATTATTTTAAAGACTCAAATGAAACTTAGTCTGAAGTGTATCGCTGCCAATGCTGTTAAACATCATAAACTCACTTATCAAGGGCAAGTTCCTGAAGCTCTCGAATCTTTTATAGAGTTACACGGTCCGGGGATCGTGAAGAAGGCCTAG
- the LOC664464 gene encoding uncharacterized protein LOC664464 codes for MSYGFQPPPPYQPGAPPYQPGAPPQPGFPGAPPPYQGGQCAVIRNTPSGLCLDATEYEVKLQHYTGSPAQQWILEPVGGGDRYVLRNKGNGAVLDIEGGPDCGANLITYESHGGLNQQWFVNPDHTITSAAANLAVDVCDGNCFPGNILIAYDRHGGPNQQFHLEYH; via the exons ATGAGTTACGGTTTCCAACCACCACCACCCTACCAGCCGGGAGCACCTCCATACCAGCCAGGAGCACCCCCACAGCCCGGCTTTCCCGGTGCTCCTCCTCCCTACCAAGGGGGGCAATGTGCCGTCATCAGGAACACCCCGTCTGGCCTGTGTCTTGATGCAACTGAATATGAAGTCAAGTTGCAACATTACACAGGTTCTCCAGCTCAGCAGTGGATACTAGAGCCGGTTGGAGGAGGTGATAGATACGTTCTCAGAAACAAGGGAAATGG GGCTGTGTTGGATATTGAAGGAGGGCCAGATTGTGGTGCGAATTTGATTACTTATGAGAGTCACGGGGGGCTTAATCAACAATGGTTTGTCAATCCTGACCATACCATTACTAGTGCCGCTGCAAACTTGGCTGTGGATGTGTGTGATGGTAATTGCTTCCCAGGGAATATTCTCATTGCCTATGATAGACATGGGGGCCCTAATCAGCAATTCCACTTGGAGTACCACTAA
- the LOC103313719 gene encoding uncharacterized protein LOC103313719, with translation MPDTEDKPFGFGSAVKRFRPLGLHPELITVNTTNPLGPGQYDPKPACCKYKNNAASWKVKLDSEEFSKYLGFRNPQVLCDRMFERTLGGPGTYELFDYKEKGVSTLENVGFGSGERFHSAIRDETLPPGCHTLKTLTTKFTKTPTFEFDGITSRFKNTEPPYRKAPNRYKLPTYCITNKVVSKRGPYDTFTGPRDETTIKNHFAPPLFKSPDTFYAIPSAVDHLLYHPSKKRNGKFLLEERFPEGLSVTATKNGFSMFMRDPEYPSPAQYEVSQGIKAAKKSLHPFNSSNVNARPPANWKIHPGPDRYKVKYPTCHQKSVKGSWMFLSTTERELVKVESYSNFIY, from the exons ATGCCCGATACAGAGGACAAACCCTTTGGTTTCGGCAGCGCTGTTAAGCGCTTTCGTCCTTTGGGGCTTCACCCAGAACTGATTACCGTAAACACAACAAATCCTCTTGGTCCCGGACAATACGATCCTAAACCGGCTTGttgtaaatacaaaaataatgcagccag TTGGAAGGTAAAATTAGACAGTGAAGAATTTTCCAAGTATTTGGGCTTTCGAAACCCTCAAGTATTATGCGATCGCATGTTTGAAAGAACCCTTGGAGGGCCAGGAACTTACGAACTTTTtgactataaagaaaaaggagTTTCCACTTTGGAAAACGTTGGTTTTGGGAGTGGAGAAAGATTTCACTCGGCTATTAGGGATGAAACATTACCACCTg GTTGTcacactctcaaaactttaacaacaaaatttacaaaaacaccAACTTTTGAATTTGATGGTATTACATCGAGGTTCAAAAACACTGAACCCCCATATAGAAAGGCCCCAAATCGTTACAAATTACCCACTTATTGCATCACAAATAAAGTTGTTTCAAAAAGAGGCCCTTATGACACGTTCACCGGACCTCGTGAcgaaacaacaattaaaaaccaCTTTGCTCCTCCTCTTTTTAAATCACCTGACACTTTTTACGCCATACCTAGTGCAGTTGACCACCTTCTGTACCACCCGAGCAAAAAAAG GAATGGTAAATTCTTGTTGGAAGAGAGGTTCCCGGAAGGTTTGTCTGTAACCGCGACCAAAAATGGGTTCAGTATGTTCATGAGAGATCCAGAATATCCAAGTCCTGCCCAATATGAAGTTTCACAAGG GATCAAAGCGGCCAAAAAAAGTTTGCATCCTTTTAACAGCTCAAACGTGAATGCCAGACCCCCAGCAAACTGGAAAATTCATCCAGGGCCGGACCGCTACAAGGTAAAATATCCCACATGCCACCAGAAGAGCGTCAAAGGCTCTTGGATGTTCCTGTCGACGACCGAGCGCGAGTTGGTCAAAGTGGAGAGCTACAGCAATTTTATCTACTAA
- the Fem-1 gene encoding protein fem-1 homolog B isoform X4, with the protein MELRLGHLNVVKTLVKAGADVNHPTKSNSTPLRAACFDGRLDIVKYLTYHRADINIANKYNNTCLMIAAYKGHLDVVSFLLEHGANANEKALCGATALHFAAECGHLPVVKELLKYNAVFSTNDSGMTPIKAAAERTRADVVEYLVERPEISKEEQIEALELLGASYANDKENYDIVMAYKYLHRSMMLRYSDPDSPVKKKLITPIPAYEHWVESQTVYELEAIQNNHNSIHMEALTIRERILGSQNPEVPHPVIYRGAVFADNARFERCLELWLHALRLRQKNHISVVKDLLRFAQVFSQMLHVNVKVTYDHVVQVLAAAITELERNKYKLSKPGPKDDPETVMEELESNLTTTLYLLTILTKLLKECSEEERFNVNRMVFTLNQLNVTLRDGQTLLHLACNAETPVDDFHTNDVCKFPCAETTRLLIKCGADVNAMDYDRNTPLHVIVNYHKPISDFLTLHSIITDLTEAGAHLDCVNKRGETPLEASATGSKCCVDCVAEIILKTQMKLSLKCIAANAVKHHKLTYQGQVPEALESFIELHGPGIVKKA; encoded by the exons ATGGAATTACGTCTAGGTCACTTAAACGTGGTAAAAACACTGGTGAAGGCCGGGGCTGACGTAAACCACCCCACAAAATCCAATTCTACGCCTTTGCGGGCCGCCTGTTTCGACGGTCGCTTGGACATCGTCAAGTACCTGACTTACCACCGGGCTGATATTAACATAGCAAACAAATACAATAACACCTGTCTTATGATAGCCGCGTATAAAGGCCATTTGGACGTC GTCAGTTTTCTCCTAGAGCATGGTGCCAACGCGAACGAGAAAGCCCTTTGTGGGGCTACGGCCCTGCATTTCGCCGCCGAGTGCGGACACCTTCCCGTCGTTAAAGAACTGTTGAAATACAACGCTGTTTTTTCAACGAACGACTCGGGAATGACTCCCATTAAAGCGGCAGCGGAAAGAACCCGAGCCGATGTGGTGGAATATCTCGTCGAAAGACCGGAAATTAGTAAAGAGGAGCAGATCGAAGCACTGGAATTGCTGGGAGCGTCGTACGCCAACGATAAGGAGAATTACGACATCGTCATGGCTTACAAGTACTTGCACAGGTCAATGATGCTGAG GTACAGCGATCCGGACAGTCCGGTCAAGAAAAAACTGATAACTCCAATTCCCGCGTACGAACACTGGGTCGAATCTCAGACGGTTTACGAACTCGAAGCCATCCAAAACAACCACAATTCCATCCATATGGAGGCTTTGACCATTCGGGAACGAATCTTGGGGTCGCAGAACCCAGAAGTGCCTCATCCTGTGATATACAGGGGCGCTGTTTTCGCAGATAATGCGCGATTTGAGCGGTGTTTAGAGCTGTGGTTGCACGCGTTGAGGTTGAGGCAGAAAAACCATATTTCGGTTGTTAAAGACTTGCTCAGGTTTGCTCAAGTGTTTTCGCAGATGTTACACGTGAATGTCAAGGTTACGTACGATCACGTGGTGCAGGTTTTAGCGGCGGCTATTACGGAGTTGGAGAGGAATAAGTACAAGTTGAGCAAGCCGGGGCCCAAGGATGATCCTGAGACTGTGATG gagGAGCTTGAAAGTAATCTCACTACGACTCTTTATCTCCTGacaatattaacaaaattactcAAGGAGTGTTCAGAGGAGGAACGCTTCAATGTAAATCGGATGGTTTTTACTCTTAACCAGCTTAATGTAACGCTGAGAGACGGTCAGACGCTTCTGCACCTGGCGTGTAATGCGGAGACACCTGTGGACGATTTCCATACTAACGATGTGTGCAA ATTTCCCTGTGCTGAGACCACCCGACTGTTGATAAAATGTGGCGCTGATGTGAATGCCATGGATTATGACCGTAATACTCCCCTTCATGTGATTGTTAATTACCATAAGCCAATTTCGGATTTTTTGACTTTGCATTCGATCATAACCGACTTGACCGAAGCGGGGGCGCATTTAGATTGTGTAAATAAGAGAGGGGAAACACCGCTGGAAGCCTCGGCTACAGGTAGTAAGTGTTGTGTTGATT GTGTGGCCGAGATTATTTTAAAGACTCAAATGAAACTTAGTCTGAAGTGTATCGCTGCCAATGCTGTTAAACATCATAAACTCACTTATCAAGGGCAAGTTCCTGAAGCTCTCGAATCTTTTATAGAGTTACACGGTCCGGGGATCGTGAAGAAGGCCTAG
- the Fem-1 gene encoding protein fem-1 homolog B isoform X3: protein MQEPRDHLKNRVYYAAKDGMSLALYALLVGANKQEVEAILDEKFVEDDGQECTPLIVAARQGHDKVMRMMLTKFKPDLEKEGTVKFDGYVIEGASALWCAACAGHLNVVKTLVKAGADVNHPTKSNSTPLRAACFDGRLDIVKYLTYHRADINIANKYNNTCLMIAAYKGHLDVVSFLLEHGANANEKALCGATALHFAAECGHLPVVKELLKYNAVFSTNDSGMTPIKAAAERTRADVVEYLVERPEISKEEQIEALELLGASYANDKENYDIVMAYKYLHRSMMLRYSDPDSPVKKKLITPIPAYEHWVESQTVYELEAIQNNHNSIHMEALTIRERILGSQNPEVPHPVIYRGAVFADNARFERCLELWLHALRLRQKNHISVVKDLLRFAQVFSQMLHVNVKVTYDHVVQVLAAAITELERNKYKLSKPGPKDDPETVMEELESNLTTTLYLLTILTKLLKECSEEERFNVNRMVFTLNQLNVTLRDGQTLLHLACNAETPVDDFHTNDVCKFPCAETTRLLIKCGADVNAMDYDRNTPLHVIVNYHKPISDFLTLHSIITDLTEAGAHLDCVNKRGETPLEASATGVAEIILKTQMKLSLKCIAANAVKHHKLTYQGQVPEALESFIELHGPGIVKKA, encoded by the exons ATGCAAGAACCTCGCGaccacttaaaaaatcgtgtTTATTATGCCGCCAAGGACGGCATGTCCCTAGCCCTGTACGCTCTGCTGGTGGGTGCTAACAAACAAGAAGTGGAAGCCATCCTCGACGAG AAGTTCGTCGAGGATGACGGCCAGGAATGCACCCCTTTGATCGTGGCGGCGCGGCAGGGTCACGACAAGGTGATGCGCATGATGTTGACCAAGTTTAAGCCCGATCTGGAGAAAGAAGGCACCGTCAAGTTCGATGGATATGTGATCGAGGGGGCCAGTGCTCTGTGGTGTGCCGCGTGTGCAG GTCACTTAAACGTGGTAAAAACACTGGTGAAGGCCGGGGCTGACGTAAACCACCCCACAAAATCCAATTCTACGCCTTTGCGGGCCGCCTGTTTCGACGGTCGCTTGGACATCGTCAAGTACCTGACTTACCACCGGGCTGATATTAACATAGCAAACAAATACAATAACACCTGTCTTATGATAGCCGCGTATAAAGGCCATTTGGACGTC GTCAGTTTTCTCCTAGAGCATGGTGCCAACGCGAACGAGAAAGCCCTTTGTGGGGCTACGGCCCTGCATTTCGCCGCCGAGTGCGGACACCTTCCCGTCGTTAAAGAACTGTTGAAATACAACGCTGTTTTTTCAACGAACGACTCGGGAATGACTCCCATTAAAGCGGCAGCGGAAAGAACCCGAGCCGATGTGGTGGAATATCTCGTCGAAAGACCGGAAATTAGTAAAGAGGAGCAGATCGAAGCACTGGAATTGCTGGGAGCGTCGTACGCCAACGATAAGGAGAATTACGACATCGTCATGGCTTACAAGTACTTGCACAGGTCAATGATGCTGAG GTACAGCGATCCGGACAGTCCGGTCAAGAAAAAACTGATAACTCCAATTCCCGCGTACGAACACTGGGTCGAATCTCAGACGGTTTACGAACTCGAAGCCATCCAAAACAACCACAATTCCATCCATATGGAGGCTTTGACCATTCGGGAACGAATCTTGGGGTCGCAGAACCCAGAAGTGCCTCATCCTGTGATATACAGGGGCGCTGTTTTCGCAGATAATGCGCGATTTGAGCGGTGTTTAGAGCTGTGGTTGCACGCGTTGAGGTTGAGGCAGAAAAACCATATTTCGGTTGTTAAAGACTTGCTCAGGTTTGCTCAAGTGTTTTCGCAGATGTTACACGTGAATGTCAAGGTTACGTACGATCACGTGGTGCAGGTTTTAGCGGCGGCTATTACGGAGTTGGAGAGGAATAAGTACAAGTTGAGCAAGCCGGGGCCCAAGGATGATCCTGAGACTGTGATG gagGAGCTTGAAAGTAATCTCACTACGACTCTTTATCTCCTGacaatattaacaaaattactcAAGGAGTGTTCAGAGGAGGAACGCTTCAATGTAAATCGGATGGTTTTTACTCTTAACCAGCTTAATGTAACGCTGAGAGACGGTCAGACGCTTCTGCACCTGGCGTGTAATGCGGAGACACCTGTGGACGATTTCCATACTAACGATGTGTGCAA ATTTCCCTGTGCTGAGACCACCCGACTGTTGATAAAATGTGGCGCTGATGTGAATGCCATGGATTATGACCGTAATACTCCCCTTCATGTGATTGTTAATTACCATAAGCCAATTTCGGATTTTTTGACTTTGCATTCGATCATAACCGACTTGACCGAAGCGGGGGCGCATTTAGATTGTGTAAATAAGAGAGGGGAAACACCGCTGGAAGCCTCGGCTACAG GTGTGGCCGAGATTATTTTAAAGACTCAAATGAAACTTAGTCTGAAGTGTATCGCTGCCAATGCTGTTAAACATCATAAACTCACTTATCAAGGGCAAGTTCCTGAAGCTCTCGAATCTTTTATAGAGTTACACGGTCCGGGGATCGTGAAGAAGGCCTAG
- the galla-1 gene encoding MIP18 family protein galla-1 — translation MPDLLELVEFEDSPRKEVKEVSEDDSELKYTVYDLIRTIKDPEKPNTLEELNVVYEEGVEVKERTSGNVSVVRVEFNPTVPHCSLATLIGLCIRIKLERCIPYRIKLDIYIKAGAHTTEHEINKQINDKERIAAAMENPNLREMVENCIVEED, via the exons ATGCCTGACCTTCTGGAGCTGGTGGAATTTGAAG ATAGTCCACGCAAGGAAGTCAAGGAGGTGAGTGAAGATGATAGTGAATTGAAATATACAGTTTATG ATTTAATTCGCACTATAAAGGACCCAGAGAAACCCAACACTTTGGAAGAATTAAACGTAGTTTATGAGGAGGGAGTTGAG GTTAAGGAACGTACTTCTGGCAATGTTAGCGTTGTGAGGGTTGAATTTAATCCCACTGTGCCCCACTGTTCTTTAGCAACGCTAATTGGATTGTGTATTAGGATAAAATTAGAAAGATGTATTCCTTATAGGAttaaattagatatttatatCAAGGCAGGAGCCCACACAACTGAACACGAAA TCAATAAGCAAATTAACGATAAAGAGAGAATAGCAGCCGCAATGGAAAATCCAAACTTGCGGGAAATGGTAGAAAACTGTATTGTTGAAGAAGACTGA
- the Fem-1 gene encoding protein fem-1 homolog B isoform X2: MQEPRDHLKNRVYYAAKDGMSLALYALLVGANKQEVEAILDEKFVEDDGQECTPLIVAARQGHDKVMRMMLTKFKPDLEKEGTVKFDGYVIEGASALWCAACAGHLNVVKTLVKAGADVNHPTKSNSTPLRAACFDGRLDIVKYLTYHRADINIANKYNNTCLMIAAYKGHLDVVSFLLEHGANANEKALCGATALHFAAECGHLPVVKELLKYNAVFSTNDSGMTPIKAAAERTRADVVEYLVERPEISKEEQIEALELLGASYANDKENYDIVMAYKYLHRSMMLRYSDPDSPVKKKLITPIPAYEHWVESQTVYELEAIQNNHNSIHMEALTIRERILGSQNPEVPHPVIYRGAVFADNARFERCLELWLHALRLRQKNHISVVKDLLRFAQVFSQMLHVNVKVTYDHVVQVLAAAITELERNKYKLSKPGPKDDPETVMEELESNLTTTLYLLTILTKLLKECSEEERFNVNRMVFTLNQLNVTLRDGQTLLHLACNAETPVDDFHTNDVCKFPCAETTRLLIKCGADVNAMDYDRNTPLHVIVNYHKPISDFLTLHSIITDLTEAGAHLDCVNKRGETPLEASATGSVAEIILKTQMKLSLKCIAANAVKHHKLTYQGQVPEALESFIELHGPGIVKKA; encoded by the exons ATGCAAGAACCTCGCGaccacttaaaaaatcgtgtTTATTATGCCGCCAAGGACGGCATGTCCCTAGCCCTGTACGCTCTGCTGGTGGGTGCTAACAAACAAGAAGTGGAAGCCATCCTCGACGAG AAGTTCGTCGAGGATGACGGCCAGGAATGCACCCCTTTGATCGTGGCGGCGCGGCAGGGTCACGACAAGGTGATGCGCATGATGTTGACCAAGTTTAAGCCCGATCTGGAGAAAGAAGGCACCGTCAAGTTCGATGGATATGTGATCGAGGGGGCCAGTGCTCTGTGGTGTGCCGCGTGTGCAG GTCACTTAAACGTGGTAAAAACACTGGTGAAGGCCGGGGCTGACGTAAACCACCCCACAAAATCCAATTCTACGCCTTTGCGGGCCGCCTGTTTCGACGGTCGCTTGGACATCGTCAAGTACCTGACTTACCACCGGGCTGATATTAACATAGCAAACAAATACAATAACACCTGTCTTATGATAGCCGCGTATAAAGGCCATTTGGACGTC GTCAGTTTTCTCCTAGAGCATGGTGCCAACGCGAACGAGAAAGCCCTTTGTGGGGCTACGGCCCTGCATTTCGCCGCCGAGTGCGGACACCTTCCCGTCGTTAAAGAACTGTTGAAATACAACGCTGTTTTTTCAACGAACGACTCGGGAATGACTCCCATTAAAGCGGCAGCGGAAAGAACCCGAGCCGATGTGGTGGAATATCTCGTCGAAAGACCGGAAATTAGTAAAGAGGAGCAGATCGAAGCACTGGAATTGCTGGGAGCGTCGTACGCCAACGATAAGGAGAATTACGACATCGTCATGGCTTACAAGTACTTGCACAGGTCAATGATGCTGAG GTACAGCGATCCGGACAGTCCGGTCAAGAAAAAACTGATAACTCCAATTCCCGCGTACGAACACTGGGTCGAATCTCAGACGGTTTACGAACTCGAAGCCATCCAAAACAACCACAATTCCATCCATATGGAGGCTTTGACCATTCGGGAACGAATCTTGGGGTCGCAGAACCCAGAAGTGCCTCATCCTGTGATATACAGGGGCGCTGTTTTCGCAGATAATGCGCGATTTGAGCGGTGTTTAGAGCTGTGGTTGCACGCGTTGAGGTTGAGGCAGAAAAACCATATTTCGGTTGTTAAAGACTTGCTCAGGTTTGCTCAAGTGTTTTCGCAGATGTTACACGTGAATGTCAAGGTTACGTACGATCACGTGGTGCAGGTTTTAGCGGCGGCTATTACGGAGTTGGAGAGGAATAAGTACAAGTTGAGCAAGCCGGGGCCCAAGGATGATCCTGAGACTGTGATG gagGAGCTTGAAAGTAATCTCACTACGACTCTTTATCTCCTGacaatattaacaaaattactcAAGGAGTGTTCAGAGGAGGAACGCTTCAATGTAAATCGGATGGTTTTTACTCTTAACCAGCTTAATGTAACGCTGAGAGACGGTCAGACGCTTCTGCACCTGGCGTGTAATGCGGAGACACCTGTGGACGATTTCCATACTAACGATGTGTGCAA ATTTCCCTGTGCTGAGACCACCCGACTGTTGATAAAATGTGGCGCTGATGTGAATGCCATGGATTATGACCGTAATACTCCCCTTCATGTGATTGTTAATTACCATAAGCCAATTTCGGATTTTTTGACTTTGCATTCGATCATAACCGACTTGACCGAAGCGGGGGCGCATTTAGATTGTGTAAATAAGAGAGGGGAAACACCGCTGGAAGCCTCGGCTACAGGTA GTGTGGCCGAGATTATTTTAAAGACTCAAATGAAACTTAGTCTGAAGTGTATCGCTGCCAATGCTGTTAAACATCATAAACTCACTTATCAAGGGCAAGTTCCTGAAGCTCTCGAATCTTTTATAGAGTTACACGGTCCGGGGATCGTGAAGAAGGCCTAG